The genomic interval AAAATCAAAAAAAGCATGAAACGCTTGAGCACAAGCCCACGCACATAACGCATTTGCAAATATTGCAGCATAAAGATGGCTGGCACCATCATGCATGCCGCCATAATCCAGGGCGTATGAAAAGTATAGTTGCGTGGATAAACCAACAACAAACCAGTAAGAAAGGCGAGGGGTAATAGAATCAGTGTTAACTTATCACGCCGCGGTGTGTTTGGGCGATGACAAAAAAACAACGAGGTCATCGTTAAGCCCAAAATACCTAAGACACTCAGTAGGTGAATGAGCTTAACGACGTCAAGCAGCAGCGTCATTACAGCCAGTAAACAAATACAAACAGCAACAACCACACCACGTCGACAAAATGCCAGTACCAAGAGATAGCTTCAAAGCTGAAGTGATTTTTTGATGTGATGTCACCACGGATCATGCGATAAAGAATAGTGAATAAGCCGATGGTTCCGATGGTCACGTGCAAGCCGTGAAAGCCCGTTAACATAAAGAAGGTCGTACCATAAATGCCAGAACCTAAGGTTAAACCTTTATGCATATACGCTTCCATATATTCATGTACTTGGCAGCATAAGAAGGCAACACCTAATAACGCGGTAAGCAATTGAAAGAGGATCATTTTTGCGCGTTGACCTTTGAGCACAGCCCAATGTGCCACAGTAATCGTCGCGCCACTGGTTAACAAGATTAAAGTGTTAATCGCTGGCAAGCCCCAAGTATCCATAACCGAATGTGGGCCAACAAACTCTGATGGGCTAGGGGTGTGCAGCATAGGCCAAAGCGGTTTGAAGTTCGGCCACAGTAAAAGGTTGGTCATCACGCCATCATACGTGCCACCTAGCATCGGCACGCTAAAGATGCGCGTATAAAATAGTGCACCAAAAAATGCGCCAAAGAACATGACCTCAGAAAAAATAAACCAAATCATGCCCCAGCGGAATGATTTGCTGACTTGCTGGTCGTCTAGCAAGCCTGTACGGTTTTCATGAAAGACTTCGGCAAACCAACCATGCGCCATGTATAAAACCATGAGGAAGCCTACAAGAACCATCCATGGGCCAAAGCTTTCGCCATGTAACCAATTAGCGATACCGCAAAGCAGGGTTAAAATAGCCACAGAGCCTTTTAAAGGCCAATGACTGGGTTCAGGTAAATAGTATTTTGACATCGTCTTTTCCTTGCACGCTGTCATCCCGGCCTTGAGCCGGGATCTCCATCGAACACCATCGTGTTT from marine bacterium B5-7 carries:
- a CDS encoding MFS transporter; this translates as MSKYYLPEPSHWPLKGSVAILTLLCGIANWLHGESFGPWMVLVGFLMVLYMAHGWFAEVFHENRTGLLDDQQVSKSFRWGMIWFIFSEVMFFGAFFGALFYTRIFSVPMLGGTYDGVMTNLLLWPNFKPLWPMLHTPSPSEFVGPHSVMDTWGLPAINTLILLTSGATITVAHWAVLKGQRAKMILFQLLTALLGVAFLCCQVHEYMEAYMHKGLTLGSGIYGTTFFMLTGFHGLHVTIGTIGLFTILYRMIRGDITSKNHFSFEAISWYWHFVDVVWLLLFVFVYWL